A single window of Rickettsiella endosymbiont of Dermanyssus gallinae DNA harbors:
- the udk gene encoding uridine kinase, with amino-acid sequence MTQRCIIIGIAGASASGKSLLANTIVKELGSEQVAVIAEDSYYKDNSALTSEERTQVNYDHPDAFDHALLIDHLKQLQAGKSVEIPIYNHTLHIREQQTRCVGPHSIIVLEGILLFAELALRERMDIRIYMDTPLDICLIRRIKRDVVERGREMESVLAQYQATVRPMYSQFIEPSKHYADIIIPRGGENRIAIDMLKAKIRELLIDFSEKN; translated from the coding sequence ATGACGCAGCGCTGTATCATTATTGGCATCGCCGGTGCTTCGGCCTCAGGCAAAAGTTTATTGGCCAACACCATCGTAAAAGAGCTGGGCTCGGAACAAGTAGCCGTTATCGCTGAAGACTCCTATTATAAGGATAACAGTGCCCTCACCTCTGAAGAACGTACTCAGGTTAATTATGACCATCCCGATGCGTTTGATCATGCCCTGTTAATTGACCACTTAAAGCAATTACAAGCCGGAAAATCGGTTGAAATCCCTATCTATAATCACACTCTGCATATTCGTGAACAACAAACTCGCTGTGTAGGACCTCATTCCATTATTGTTTTAGAGGGTATCTTACTCTTCGCTGAGCTTGCCCTACGAGAACGTATGGATATCCGTATTTATATGGACACTCCTTTAGATATATGCTTAATTCGGCGTATTAAACGCGATGTCGTTGAGCGAGGAAGAGAAATGGAGTCTGTATTAGCCCAATATCAAGCGACTGTTCGGCCTATGTATTCACAATTCATCGAGCCTTCTAAACATTATGCTGATATCATTATCCCTCGTGGTGGCGAAAATAGAATTGCTATTGATATGCTCAAAGCAAAAATACGTGAATTGTTAATTGATTTTAGTGAAAAAAATTAA
- a CDS encoding VOC family protein translates to MTISPKPNLQLVYVSDIERSTAFYKYIFNADPVFSSPRYVAFAADSKAAFAIWTGGAKPDRSIPRFSEIGIMLATNEAVENLFAEWEKNPDIKIMQELCTEVFGRTFLVEDPDGHIIRVCPFD, encoded by the coding sequence ATGACAATATCTCCAAAACCTAACCTTCAGTTGGTCTACGTGTCTGATATCGAACGTTCAACCGCGTTTTATAAATATATTTTTAATGCGGATCCCGTGTTTTCAAGTCCGCGTTATGTGGCATTTGCTGCTGATAGTAAAGCTGCATTCGCCATTTGGACAGGCGGGGCAAAACCTGATCGCAGTATTCCACGTTTTTCTGAAATTGGTATTATGTTGGCTACGAATGAAGCGGTAGAGAATCTTTTTGCGGAATGGGAAAAAAATCCAGACATTAAGATTATGCAAGAACTTTGTACTGAGGTTTTTGGCCGTACTTTCCTTGTCGAAGATCCCGATGGCCATATTATCCGAGTATGTCCGTTTGATTAA
- the rpsR gene encoding 30S ribosomal protein S18, which translates to MSNYTNRRRKYCRFSAEGMTEIDYKDTNLLKNYITETANIVPSRITGTKARFQRKLTQAIKRARFLALLPYCDKHQYLV; encoded by the coding sequence ATGAGTAATTACACCAATAGACGTCGCAAATACTGCCGTTTTTCTGCGGAAGGTATGACAGAGATAGACTATAAAGATACTAATCTTTTAAAGAACTATATTACTGAGACGGCCAATATTGTTCCTAGTCGTATTACGGGCACTAAAGCGCGTTTTCAGCGCAAATTAACCCAAGCGATTAAACGAGCACGTTTTTTAGCCTTATTGCCTTATTGCGATAAACACCAATATTTGGTTTAA
- a CDS encoding polyprenyl synthetase family protein: protein MDLTPIQSLVKADFARVDSLIDQCLHSEIPLIPQLAKHLIHSGGKRLRPLIVLLSAGAFGYQGEAHLQLAATLELIHTATLLHDDVIDASELRRGKKTANTLWGNSASILVGDFLYSRAFQLMVKVNNLRVLQSLADATNTLSQSEILQLVNCHNPELDETQYLKIVAGKTGILFSIAAEQPAILAERSEAEITAMLNYGLQLGIAFQLIDDTLDYIGSATRIGKAKGDDLAEGKTTLPLIYALQHADKNQAQLIHEAISQGERKYLKDIIHIIKASGAIDYTYQRAKEHAAKAIASLEIIPDSIYRQALATLAEFATTRAH from the coding sequence ATGGATTTAACGCCTATTCAATCATTGGTTAAAGCCGATTTTGCTAGGGTCGATAGCTTAATCGACCAATGTCTACACTCCGAAATCCCCTTGATCCCCCAATTGGCCAAACATCTCATTCACAGCGGTGGGAAACGCTTACGCCCCTTAATTGTACTCCTGAGTGCCGGCGCCTTTGGTTACCAGGGTGAAGCCCACTTACAATTGGCTGCCACCTTGGAGCTTATCCATACCGCTACTTTGCTGCATGACGACGTTATCGATGCCTCAGAACTACGCCGTGGGAAAAAAACAGCCAATACCCTATGGGGTAACTCAGCTAGTATTTTAGTAGGCGACTTTCTTTACTCCCGAGCCTTCCAGCTGATGGTGAAAGTCAACAATCTACGTGTACTACAATCACTGGCCGATGCCACTAACACACTCTCCCAATCAGAAATATTGCAATTAGTTAACTGCCATAATCCTGAGCTCGATGAAACTCAATATTTAAAAATAGTCGCTGGTAAAACGGGCATCCTATTTTCCATCGCCGCAGAACAGCCCGCTATCTTAGCTGAACGTAGTGAAGCGGAGATTACCGCCATGCTCAACTATGGATTACAGCTAGGCATCGCTTTCCAATTAATCGACGATACCCTGGATTACATCGGCTCAGCGACACGCATCGGCAAAGCCAAAGGCGATGATCTGGCAGAGGGAAAAACAACCTTACCTCTAATTTATGCCTTACAACACGCCGATAAAAACCAAGCCCAATTAATTCATGAAGCGATTTCGCAAGGTGAACGAAAATATTTAAAAGATATTATCCACATTATTAAAGCTAGCGGTGCTATTGATTACACCTATCAACGCGCAAAAGAACATGCGGCAAAAGCCATCGCCAGCTTGGAAATAATTCCGGATTCTATCTATAGACAAGCACTTGCCACACTGGCTGAATTTGCGACAACACGAGCACATTAG
- the rpsF gene encoding 30S ribosomal protein S6, translated as MRHYEIVLLIHPDQSDQVPAMVQRYTTIVKNSGGDVHRLEDWGRRQLAYPIHKLLKAHYILMNVECGQEAMAELTENFRFNDAVLRQLIIQQDRAIKEASPLAKGKEAQGQENRREYARNSVEVSALADEHRD; from the coding sequence ATGCGTCATTATGAAATTGTACTTTTAATTCACCCTGATCAAAGCGATCAAGTGCCTGCTATGGTACAGCGGTATACCACCATTGTTAAAAACAGCGGCGGAGATGTTCACCGCCTGGAAGACTGGGGCCGCAGACAACTCGCTTACCCTATTCATAAGCTTCTAAAAGCTCACTATATATTAATGAATGTTGAGTGTGGGCAAGAGGCTATGGCAGAACTCACAGAAAACTTCCGTTTTAACGATGCTGTTTTACGCCAACTGATTATTCAGCAAGATCGAGCTATTAAAGAAGCCTCTCCCTTGGCCAAGGGTAAAGAAGCACAAGGTCAAGAAAACAGACGAGAATATGCACGAAATTCGGTTGAGGTAAGTGCCTTAGCAGACGAGCATAGAGATTAA
- a CDS encoding enoyl-ACP reductase FabI: protein MGLLDNKRALIVGLASDRSIAYGIAEAMHREGASLAFAYQGEKLKERVTKMAKNDFNSELVFPCDVSSDEEIENLFKALGKHWDGLDILVHSVAYAPADQLQGDYLEHTNREGFRIAHDISSYSLVGLAKAAFPLMKDRPHGGAILTLSYLGAEKALQNYNIMGLAKASLEANVRYLANSLGPKKIRVNAVSAGPIRTLAASGISGFRKILNYNEAVTPLRQNTTIEQVGNSAAFLCSDLASGITGEVVHVDGGFHAIVSMGENTPA from the coding sequence ATGGGCCTACTTGATAATAAACGTGCTTTAATCGTCGGATTAGCCAGCGATCGATCGATTGCTTATGGCATCGCTGAAGCAATGCACCGCGAAGGCGCAAGCTTAGCATTTGCTTACCAAGGCGAAAAGCTCAAAGAACGTGTCACCAAAATGGCAAAAAACGATTTTAATTCCGAGCTTGTATTCCCCTGCGATGTGAGCAGCGATGAAGAAATTGAAAATCTTTTCAAGGCATTAGGCAAACATTGGGATGGCTTAGATATCTTAGTTCACTCCGTCGCTTATGCTCCAGCCGATCAACTTCAAGGTGATTATTTAGAACATACTAATCGCGAAGGCTTCAGAATTGCGCATGATATTAGTAGCTATAGCTTAGTGGGTTTAGCTAAAGCGGCTTTTCCACTCATGAAAGATAGACCCCATGGTGGTGCTATTTTAACACTAAGTTACCTTGGCGCAGAAAAAGCACTGCAAAACTATAATATTATGGGCTTAGCCAAAGCGAGTTTAGAAGCAAATGTCCGTTATTTAGCGAACAGCTTGGGCCCTAAAAAAATTCGCGTCAATGCCGTTTCGGCCGGACCTATTCGCACATTGGCGGCATCAGGCATTTCAGGATTTAGAAAAATCCTTAACTATAACGAAGCCGTTACACCACTACGCCAAAATACAACCATAGAACAAGTCGGAAATAGCGCCGCGTTTCTCTGCTCTGATTTAGCTTCGGGGATTACTGGCGAAGTCGTCCATGTCGATGGTGGCTTTCATGCAATTGTTTCCATGGGTGAAAATACGCCGGCTTAA